One region of uncultured Sulfurimonas sp. genomic DNA includes:
- a CDS encoding TRAP transporter small permease subunit, which produces MLKLENLFNKFADILGFITGVAMVLMIMNVFYDVITRYVFRVNSIAMQEMEWHLFSVVILLGIAFTLKEDGHVRVDIIYDKLSYRKKALINMLGVVMAILPISLLVGLSSIENATEAYISMEQSGNPGGLQYRWIVKSLIPLSFLMLIITSIGFFIKNLNIFNGLHGTDEKRPQL; this is translated from the coding sequence TTGTTAAAACTTGAAAATTTATTTAATAAATTTGCAGACATTTTGGGATTTATTACCGGCGTTGCCATGGTTTTAATGATTATGAATGTATTTTATGATGTAATCACAAGATATGTTTTTAGAGTAAATAGTATAGCTATGCAAGAGATGGAATGGCATCTGTTTTCTGTTGTTATATTATTAGGTATAGCTTTTACACTTAAAGAAGATGGTCATGTTAGAGTTGACATTATTTATGATAAGCTTTCTTACAGAAAAAAAGCACTTATAAATATGCTTGGAGTTGTTATGGCTATTTTACCTATTTCATTGCTTGTTGGACTTAGTTCTATAGAAAATGCTACGGAAGCTTATATAAGCATGGAGCAAAGTGGTAATCCTGGCGGACTGCAATATAGATGGATAGTTAAATCATTGATTCCTCTTTCATTTTTAATGTTAATCATCACTTCAATAGGATTTTTTATAAAAAATTTAAACATTTTTAACGGCTTGCACGGTACTGATGAAAAAAGGCCTCAACTATGA
- the dctP gene encoding TRAP transporter substrate-binding protein DctP, whose product MNILKRKSTKLLLASVLLAGISTVSFAKERVYKWTLATTWGPTLSPFIDAPQKMAKMVKEMSNGRLIIRIDASNKHKSAFGVLDMVKGGQYDMAHTASYYWRGKNVALLPLTTMPFGMTAPEQYAWFYQGGGMELMQKAYKPYRVLSYPGGNTGNQMGGWFRKEIKSLDDLKGLKMRIPGFAGEVMAKLGLAVTNVAPGELYTSLERGALDALEWVGPGMDIKMGFHKIAPYYYTGWHEPSTELQYLVNKKKFNKLPKDLQVILQTAMRVSAYDMYIENYAMSAEAWSKIATEYPNVQIKTFPKEVMDAMKKANKELITEMSKNNAQLKEILDSQAAFQKKVREWTIMSDYRYLEDNLK is encoded by the coding sequence ATGAATATTTTAAAACGAAAATCAACGAAGTTACTATTAGCTTCTGTTCTCCTAGCGGGGATTAGTACAGTTTCTTTTGCAAAAGAAAGAGTTTATAAATGGACTTTGGCAACAACATGGGGACCGACACTTTCACCGTTTATTGATGCGCCACAAAAGATGGCAAAAATGGTTAAAGAGATGTCAAATGGAAGATTAATTATTAGAATTGATGCTTCAAATAAGCATAAATCTGCATTTGGTGTTTTAGATATGGTTAAAGGTGGTCAGTATGATATGGCTCATACTGCTTCGTATTATTGGAGAGGTAAAAATGTAGCTTTACTTCCTTTAACAACGATGCCTTTTGGAATGACTGCACCTGAACAATATGCTTGGTTCTATCAAGGTGGTGGAATGGAACTTATGCAAAAAGCATATAAACCTTACAGAGTTTTATCATATCCTGGTGGAAATACTGGAAATCAAATGGGTGGATGGTTTAGAAAAGAAATCAAATCTCTTGATGATTTAAAAGGTCTTAAGATGAGAATTCCTGGGTTTGCAGGTGAGGTTATGGCTAAGTTAGGTCTTGCTGTTACTAATGTAGCTCCAGGTGAGTTATATACATCTCTTGAGAGAGGTGCGCTAGATGCACTTGAATGGGTTGGACCTGGAATGGATATTAAAATGGGTTTTCACAAAATAGCACCATATTATTATACAGGTTGGCATGAGCCAAGTACAGAGTTACAATACTTAGTAAATAAGAAAAAGTTCAATAAACTTCCAAAAGATTTACAAGTTATTTTGCAAACTGCAATGAGAGTAAGTGCTTATGATATGTATATTGAAAATTATGCAATGAGTGCTGAAGCGTGGTCAAAAATTGCTACTGAATATCCAAATGTTCAAATCAAAACTTTTCCAAAAGAAGTTATGGATGCAATGAAAAAAGCAAATAAAGAACTTATAACAGAGATGAGTAAAAATAATGCTCAGTTAAAAGAGATTTTAGATTCACAAGCAGCTTTTCAAAAGAAAGTTAGAGAGTGGACAATCATGTCTGATTATCGTTATTTAGAAGATAATCTAAAATAG
- a CDS encoding response regulator transcription factor, whose amino-acid sequence MKILLLEDELMLNESICEYLESDGHMVESFIDGNEAFEAIKKSSFDLLILDINVPGIDGLTFLEELHQLKIHVSAIYISALVDIEDISRAYNLGCNDYLKKPFHLKELALRIDRVKIEKERPSVHLRISKNYSYDQEHSILLFNNEPQILTKKQSQIIDLLARNRGMVVDFEQFRIYVWDEQIIDNATIRAEINRLKKILQEDLIINVRGMGYMIDKP is encoded by the coding sequence ATGAAAATTTTATTACTAGAAGATGAACTTATGTTAAATGAGTCAATATGTGAGTATTTAGAATCAGATGGGCATATGGTGGAGTCTTTTATTGATGGTAACGAAGCATTTGAAGCCATAAAAAAAAGCTCTTTTGACTTACTTATTTTAGATATAAATGTGCCAGGTATAGATGGTTTGACTTTTTTAGAAGAGTTGCACCAGTTGAAAATACACGTAAGTGCTATATATATAAGTGCATTAGTAGATATAGAGGATATTTCTCGTGCTTACAATTTAGGGTGTAATGATTATTTAAAAAAACCATTTCACTTAAAAGAGTTAGCTCTTAGAATAGATAGAGTTAAAATAGAAAAAGAGAGACCAAGCGTACATCTTAGAATCTCTAAAAATTATAGTTATGATCAAGAACATAGTATTCTTTTGTTTAACAATGAACCACAAATACTTACAAAAAAACAGTCTCAAATAATTGATTTATTAGCAAGAAATAGAGGTATGGTCGTTGATTTTGAGCAGTTTAGAATCTATGTTTGGGATGAGCAAATTATCGATAATGCTACTATTAGGGCAGAAATCAATAGATTGAAAAAAATCTTACAAGAAGATTTAATAATAAATGTTCGTGGTATGGGTTACATGATAGATAAACCGTGA
- a CDS encoding HAMP domain-containing sensor histidine kinase, which produces MKLSSYFKNITIKQADIITVSVIFLFTMIFVGLLVEEMYEDYERALEQIYIISSEPVSKVEVFEQKQEKLKFLLIKTTLAVVTLAFILFAVFLGLHNLFNKLLHRDTQKFLDFFEQSAHNDEVMNPENMFFKDFKIMVGYANEMVAKIKMQQNSLQELNQGLEERVRKKTTKLQLINENLEKEKKFSQDLLNSQKEFLRYTVHETNTPLSVILMSIELYLMKNPRDRQLSKIEVAVKNIFSIYDDLSYLVKKDQVEYPKRAINFANYINSRVDFFTEVAQQSKVSFNNRLELSEMYIYFNETKLQRIIDNTITNAIKYTLPNEIVSVTLVQIGAYIEFSMASKAKIIKDTQRVFKEYYREEEKIDGFGIGLCLVRSICEEEDVKISVSSDENETVFKYRFKLMGD; this is translated from the coding sequence ATGAAACTTAGCTCTTACTTTAAAAACATAACCATAAAACAAGCTGATATTATTACTGTTAGCGTTATATTTTTGTTTACTATGATTTTTGTAGGTCTCTTAGTTGAGGAGATGTATGAAGATTATGAGAGAGCTTTAGAACAAATATACATAATAAGTAGTGAACCAGTTTCAAAAGTTGAAGTTTTTGAGCAAAAACAAGAAAAGTTAAAATTTCTTCTCATAAAAACAACTTTGGCTGTAGTCACTTTGGCTTTTATTCTTTTTGCTGTTTTTTTAGGTCTTCACAATCTTTTTAATAAACTACTACATAGAGATACTCAGAAATTTTTAGATTTTTTTGAGCAAAGTGCACATAATGATGAAGTTATGAATCCTGAAAATATGTTTTTTAAAGATTTTAAAATAATGGTTGGATATGCAAATGAAATGGTTGCAAAGATAAAGATGCAACAAAATTCTCTTCAAGAGTTAAATCAAGGTTTAGAAGAGAGAGTTAGAAAAAAAACTACTAAATTGCAACTCATAAATGAAAATTTAGAAAAAGAGAAAAAATTTTCACAAGATTTATTAAACTCTCAAAAAGAATTTTTGAGATATACAGTGCATGAGACAAACACTCCATTGAGCGTTATACTTATGTCTATCGAATTATATTTGATGAAAAATCCAAGAGATAGACAACTCTCAAAGATAGAGGTTGCTGTGAAAAATATCTTTAGCATCTATGATGATCTTAGTTATTTAGTTAAAAAAGATCAAGTTGAATATCCTAAAAGAGCTATAAATTTTGCAAACTATATAAATAGTAGAGTTGATTTCTTTACAGAAGTGGCTCAGCAGTCAAAAGTAAGTTTTAACAATAGACTTGAATTGAGTGAGATGTATATATATTTTAATGAGACAAAACTTCAAAGAATAATAGACAACACGATTACAAATGCCATAAAGTATACACTTCCAAATGAAATTGTGAGTGTTACTCTTGTCCAAATTGGTGCATATATAGAGTTTTCTATGGCTTCAAAAGCAAAGATTATAAAAGATACGCAAAGAGTTTTTAAAGAGTATTATAGAGAAGAAGAAAAAATTGATGGTTTTGGAATTGGTTTGTGTCTTGTTAGGAGCATCTGTGAGGAAGAAGATGTAAAAATATCTGTTTCATCAGATGAAAATGAGACTGTATTTAAATATAGATTTAAATTGATGGGTGATTAA
- a CDS encoding peptidylprolyl isomerase — translation MFGRPQLKNYDLSAEELSKLQWAKVSTSKGIIWIKLFPEEAPNTVANFAHLANTSFYDNLNFHRVIPGFMAQGGCPTGTGTGGPDWAIPCETNTNTSRHTRGTLSMAHAGPNTGGSQFFITFVATPHLDGVHTVFGAIEEDDADSFAVLDSIQGQDAINSIEVVESK, via the coding sequence ATGTTTGGAAGACCCCAACTAAAAAACTACGACTTAAGTGCTGAAGAATTAAGCAAATTACAATGGGCAAAAGTATCAACAAGCAAAGGTATTATCTGGATAAAACTATTTCCAGAAGAAGCTCCAAATACAGTTGCAAACTTTGCACACCTAGCAAATACAAGTTTTTATGATAACCTTAATTTTCACCGTGTAATCCCTGGTTTTATGGCTCAAGGTGGTTGTCCAACTGGAACTGGAACTGGCGGACCTGACTGGGCTATCCCATGTGAAACAAACACAAATACTTCTCGCCACACAAGAGGAACTCTTTCAATGGCTCATGCTGGACCAAACACAGGTGGAAGCCAATTTTTCATCACTTTTGTAGCTACTCCGCATCTAGATGGTGTTCACACAGTTTTTGGTGCAATAGAAGAAGACGATGCAGATAGCTTCGCTGTTCTTGATAGCATCCAAGGTCAAGATGCCATCAACTCAATAGAAGTTGTAGAGTCTAAATAA
- a CDS encoding transposase — MGRSRYKIYEPTHPHFVTCTVLHWIPIFTRKESVQIILDCLEFLKEKDNLKVYAYVVLENHLHLVVQSDDLAKTMESFKQFSAKKILELLKKENVKSILEQLAFYKKMHHRDKNYQVWEEGYQPKLLQTDEMMISKIKYIHENPVKRGYVDDGVHWRYSSARDYEGSCGLIEVCRFW; from the coding sequence ATGGGTAGAAGTAGATATAAAATATATGAACCGACACATCCGCACTTTGTAACCTGTACTGTTTTGCATTGGATACCTATATTTACACGCAAAGAAAGTGTTCAGATAATTCTTGATTGCTTAGAGTTTTTAAAAGAAAAAGACAATCTTAAAGTTTACGCTTACGTTGTGCTTGAAAACCACTTGCATCTAGTAGTCCAAAGTGATGATTTGGCTAAAACTATGGAGTCGTTTAAACAATTTAGCGCTAAAAAAATTCTAGAGTTACTAAAAAAAGAAAATGTTAAAAGTATCTTGGAGCAATTGGCATTTTATAAAAAGATGCATCACAGAGATAAAAACTATCAAGTTTGGGAGGAGGGTTATCAACCTAAGTTATTGCAAACGGATGAGATGATGATTAGTAAAATAAAATATATACATGAAAATCCTGTAAAAAGAGGATATGTTGATGATGGTGTCCATTGGCGATATAGTAGTGCTAGAGATTATGAAGGTAGTTGTGGGTTGATTGAGGTTTGTAGGTTTTGGTGA
- a CDS encoding cadherin repeat domain-containing protein translates to MKKKLLITGLVSLGLVVGANASENRDTTINVYGVGAKVAPNSDNTNGAGLMLDSEDFKFKVEGTSDFIKTGAVLKVNPLDENLYFKFGLNYLNQKIYSPSNTSARVNQYSSALATGYMIQDDFYIEIGGSHTNLNGTLFGDYQMLDEKTSLAYVEMAKRWESGLGTIDTTANAGRVFHEYSDNENSFGAGIDYYPMDNAKLAYSYQYEKDNIVNNYKAQYSYVFVEFNDNISNDTYNVKAGFAIAFDDIFDISTYKAPTNIKSHLSELHRFENAVLNDNMQLQTTAGVTKTQAAIDRDNTPAISTPTISLADQTVNDNGGGLATDLPAPTVSGVNAGAVYSITTGVAGLTINASTGVMTYDKNLDSNTNESHSITIKVTNTDGGTSSTTFTLNIVDNL, encoded by the coding sequence ATGAAAAAAAAGTTACTTATAACTGGATTAGTCAGTTTAGGTTTAGTAGTTGGAGCAAATGCTTCTGAAAATAGAGACACAACCATAAATGTTTATGGTGTAGGTGCTAAAGTTGCTCCAAATAGTGATAATACTAATGGAGCTGGTCTTATGCTTGATAGTGAAGACTTCAAGTTTAAAGTTGAGGGAACTTCTGATTTTATCAAAACTGGTGCAGTTTTGAAAGTGAATCCACTTGATGAAAATTTGTATTTCAAATTTGGATTAAACTATTTAAATCAAAAAATTTATTCTCCATCTAATACATCTGCAAGAGTAAATCAATATTCAAGTGCATTAGCAACAGGTTATATGATTCAAGATGATTTTTACATTGAAATCGGAGGTAGTCATACAAACTTAAACGGAACACTGTTTGGAGATTATCAAATGCTAGATGAAAAAACATCTTTAGCTTATGTTGAAATGGCAAAAAGATGGGAAAGTGGTTTGGGTACAATAGATACAACTGCAAATGCAGGTAGAGTGTTTCACGAATATAGTGATAATGAAAATTCATTTGGTGCGGGAATAGATTACTATCCTATGGATAATGCAAAATTAGCATATTCATATCAATATGAAAAAGACAATATCGTAAACAACTACAAAGCACAATACAGTTATGTATTTGTAGAGTTTAATGACAATATTTCGAATGATACATACAATGTAAAAGCAGGTTTTGCAATTGCATTTGATGATATATTTGATATATCTACATACAAAGCTCCAACAAATATAAAATCTCATCTATCAGAGCTACACAGATTTGAAAATGCAGTCTTAAACGACAATATGCAACTTCAAACTACTGCCGGAGTAACAAAAACTCAAGCTGCTATTGATAGAGATAATACTCCTGCTATATCAACTCCTACAATCTCATTAGCTGACCAAACTGTTAATGATAATGGTGGTGGTTTAGCTACTGATTTACCAGCTCCAACTGTTTCTGGTGTTAATGCAGGTGCAGTTTATAGTATAACTACTGGAGTTGCTGGATTGACCATTAATGCTTCTACAGGTGTTATGACTTATGATAAGAATTTAGATTCAAATACTAATGAAAGTCATAGTATTACAATCAAAGTTACAAATACTGATGGTGGAACAAGTTCTACTACATTTACTTTAAATATTGTTGATAATTTATAA
- a CDS encoding epoxyqueuosine reductase QueH, giving the protein MLVHICCSVDSHFFLQKLQKDFPDEKLIGFFYDPNIHPYSEYQLRLLDVQRSCKKLGIEVLEGDYDFEAWMQAVRGLENEPEKGARCEVCFDKRFEVSAKKALELGENKVTTTLLVSPLKSQEQLKRSGDAFYEKYGVEFIAVDYRANGGTQDQSRVTKEEQLYRQDYCGCIYGLTMQREQQNRLMDEMFSPISNQILPASIEERLEMYKQRMELEDKNTEYKIVKEKFLNYRQFNFKLIKGKKEIIPAYALVYSTLARKKAQGRIEFEDKNIHYLNREEIKFINLEYFNFLCNSNYKNIKELIFNPPTFDEELKIRSLVEPSNYSLSPIIVVENIIDAKLSIELDAKTYEDTREKLLIM; this is encoded by the coding sequence ATGCTAGTTCATATTTGTTGTAGTGTTGATTCACACTTTTTTTTGCAAAAACTTCAAAAAGATTTTCCTGATGAAAAACTCATAGGCTTCTTTTACGACCCAAATATCCATCCATACTCCGAATACCAACTCCGTCTTTTAGATGTACAACGCTCTTGTAAAAAACTTGGCATCGAAGTTCTTGAGGGTGATTATGATTTTGAAGCTTGGATGCAAGCTGTTCGTGGACTTGAAAATGAACCTGAAAAAGGTGCTAGATGCGAAGTCTGTTTTGATAAACGCTTTGAAGTAAGTGCAAAAAAAGCTCTTGAGCTTGGTGAAAATAAAGTCACCACAACACTGCTTGTTAGTCCGCTAAAATCACAAGAGCAACTAAAGCGAAGCGGTGATGCTTTTTATGAGAAGTACGGAGTTGAGTTTATAGCAGTTGATTACCGTGCAAATGGTGGGACACAAGACCAAAGCAGAGTAACAAAAGAAGAGCAACTTTATCGTCAAGATTATTGTGGATGCATCTATGGTTTAACCATGCAAAGAGAGCAACAAAATCGTTTAATGGACGAGATGTTTTCACCCATATCAAACCAAATACTACCTGCATCTATTGAAGAACGGCTAGAGATGTACAAACAAAGAATGGAACTTGAAGATAAAAATACAGAGTATAAAATCGTAAAAGAAAAATTCTTAAATTATAGACAGTTTAACTTTAAACTCATAAAAGGCAAAAAAGAAATCATACCAGCTTATGCTCTAGTTTACTCCACATTAGCACGTAAAAAAGCACAAGGTCGTATAGAATTTGAAGATAAAAACATACACTATCTAAATCGTGAAGAGATTAAATTTATAAATTTAGAGTATTTTAATTTCTTATGTAATTCTAATTATAAAAACATAAAAGAGTTGATTTTCAATCCCCCAACTTTTGATGAAGAACTAAAAATAAGAAGCTTAGTTGAACCTTCTAATTATTCTCTATCTCCGATTATAGTTGTAGAAAATATCATAGATGCAAAACTCTCAATAGAGTTGGATGCAAAAACTTACGAAGACACTAGAGAAAAACTCCTTATAATGTAA
- the fabZ gene encoding 3-hydroxyacyl-ACP dehydratase FabZ, giving the protein MMDVMEIQKIIPHRYPFLLLDRVTDITKNESLTGFKNVTIGDNVFQGHFPGHPIYPGVMILEGMAQAGGILAFKSMDDMTEEEAANKVVYFMSIDKAKFRAPVKPGDRLEYRISVIKRKGAIWMLDGKAYVDDTLVSQAELKAMIVDK; this is encoded by the coding sequence ATTATGGATGTTATGGAAATACAAAAAATTATACCTCATCGTTATCCTTTTTTACTTTTAGATCGTGTTACTGACATTACTAAAAATGAATCTTTAACTGGATTTAAAAATGTGACGATTGGAGATAATGTTTTTCAAGGTCATTTCCCAGGTCACCCAATTTACCCAGGTGTTATGATTTTAGAAGGTATGGCACAGGCTGGTGGAATACTTGCTTTTAAAAGTATGGACGATATGACTGAAGAAGAAGCAGCTAACAAAGTTGTTTATTTTATGAGCATCGATAAAGCAAAATTTCGAGCTCCTGTAAAACCAGGCGATAGATTAGAGTATCGCATAAGCGTTATTAAACGCAAAGGTGCTATTTGGATGCTTGATGGTAAAGCTTATGTTGATGATACTTTAGTTTCTCAAGCTGAACTAAAAGCTATGATTGTTGATAAGTAA
- the lpxA gene encoding acyl-ACP--UDP-N-acetylglucosamine O-acyltransferase: MNKISPQAIIENGAIIGEDVEIGAYCYISAEATIGDGTKIAQNSCIYGKTTIGKNNTIFSHAVIGSIPQDLKFAGEEVELIIGDNNKIREFTLFNPGTKGGGGKTIIGNHNLFMGYVHLGHDVIIGNHCILANAATLAGHVEIGDYAVIGGMTPIHQFVHVGDYAMVGGASALAQDVPPFCMAEGNRASLRGLNLTGLRRNLNRDDINELKSAYRELFESGKPLKESASELLESTQNHYVNDLCDFVLKTKRGIPFERKKSDD, from the coding sequence ATGAATAAAATTTCCCCGCAAGCGATCATTGAAAATGGCGCAATTATAGGTGAAGATGTTGAGATTGGTGCTTATTGCTATATATCTGCAGAAGCTACTATAGGTGATGGAACCAAGATAGCACAAAACTCTTGCATCTATGGAAAAACAACGATAGGAAAAAATAACACTATTTTTTCACATGCTGTAATTGGTTCAATTCCTCAAGATTTAAAATTCGCAGGTGAAGAAGTTGAGTTAATTATTGGCGACAATAACAAAATCAGAGAGTTTACACTTTTTAATCCAGGCACAAAAGGCGGTGGTGGTAAGACTATTATCGGTAACCATAATCTTTTTATGGGCTATGTGCATCTTGGTCATGATGTTATCATTGGAAACCACTGCATCTTAGCAAATGCTGCGACTTTAGCTGGTCATGTTGAGATTGGAGACTATGCAGTTATAGGAGGAATGACTCCTATTCATCAATTTGTTCATGTTGGAGATTATGCAATGGTTGGTGGTGCATCTGCACTAGCTCAAGATGTTCCTCCATTTTGTATGGCTGAGGGAAATCGTGCATCTCTTAGAGGTTTAAACCTTACAGGACTTAGAAGAAATCTAAACAGAGACGATATAAATGAACTTAAATCTGCTTATAGAGAACTTTTTGAATCTGGAAAGCCTTTAAAAGAGAGTGCAAGTGAGCTTTTAGAGAGTACTCAAAATCATTATGTCAATGACCTTTGTGACTTTGTTCTAAAAACAAAAAGAGGAATACCATTTGAGAGAAAAAAATCTGATGACTAA
- the clpX gene encoding ATP-dependent Clp protease ATP-binding subunit ClpX, whose protein sequence is MIHRHCSFCDASESEENPLIAGNGVYICKNCVISAYKIMFGDEKESDTENEDELLEAVSTLMTPKELDNFLGDYIIGQERARKLLSVAVYNHYKRIFKTKTITDDDTEIAKSNVLLIGPTGSGKTLMAQTIARVLNVPIAIADATSLTEAGYVGEDVENILTKLIQAADGDVERAQQGIVFIDEVDKVSRMSENRSITRDVSGEGVQQALLKIVEGAEVNIPPKGGRKHPNQEFTTIDTTNILFICGGAFDGLDEILKRKQGDNVLGFGHDKKSKDEKKTTYDMVEPDDLVSYGLIPELVGRLPIIASLNEISEDDMVRILTEPKNSLIKQYKKLFSIDDVELNFEEDAIKAIATKAIKRKTGARGLRAILEENMIDIMYELPDYAGYEVLITPDVINTNEAPVYIKKSTKKIA, encoded by the coding sequence ATGATTCATAGACATTGTAGTTTTTGTGATGCAAGCGAAAGCGAAGAAAATCCACTGATAGCTGGAAATGGCGTATATATCTGTAAAAACTGTGTTATTTCAGCATATAAGATAATGTTTGGAGATGAAAAAGAGAGTGATACTGAAAATGAAGATGAACTTCTTGAAGCAGTTAGTACTCTTATGACTCCAAAAGAACTAGATAACTTTTTAGGTGATTATATTATCGGTCAAGAGAGAGCTAGAAAACTTTTAAGTGTAGCTGTTTACAATCATTACAAAAGAATTTTTAAAACAAAAACTATAACTGATGATGATACAGAAATAGCAAAATCAAATGTTTTACTCATAGGACCAACAGGAAGTGGTAAAACTCTTATGGCTCAAACAATTGCTAGAGTTTTAAATGTTCCTATTGCTATTGCAGATGCTACAAGTCTTACAGAGGCTGGTTATGTTGGAGAAGATGTTGAAAACATTTTAACAAAACTCATTCAAGCAGCTGATGGAGATGTTGAGAGAGCACAGCAAGGAATTGTTTTTATAGATGAAGTAGATAAAGTTTCACGCATGAGTGAAAATCGTTCTATCACAAGAGATGTATCAGGAGAAGGCGTTCAACAAGCTTTACTTAAAATAGTAGAAGGTGCCGAAGTAAATATACCACCAAAAGGTGGAAGAAAACATCCTAATCAAGAATTTACTACTATTGATACTACAAATATTTTATTTATCTGCGGTGGTGCTTTTGATGGTCTTGATGAAATTTTAAAAAGAAAACAAGGTGACAATGTTTTAGGTTTTGGACATGACAAAAAAAGTAAAGATGAGAAAAAAACAACTTATGATATGGTAGAACCTGATGATTTAGTATCATATGGTCTTATACCTGAACTTGTAGGTCGTTTGCCAATTATCGCTTCATTAAATGAAATAAGTGAAGATGATATGGTTCGAATTTTAACTGAACCTAAAAACTCACTTATAAAACAGTATAAAAAACTATTTTCTATTGATGATGTTGAGCTTAACTTTGAAGAAGATGCTATTAAAGCCATAGCAACTAAGGCTATAAAAAGAAAAACAGGCGCTCGTGGACTTCGTGCAATATTAGAAGAAAATATGATAGATATTATGTATGAACTTCCTGATTATGCTGGTTATGAAGTTTTAATTACTCCAGATGTAATTAACACTAATGAAGCACCAGTATATATTAAAAAATCTACAAAAAAAATAGCGTAA
- a CDS encoding rod shape-determining protein, with product MIFNKLIGLFSNDLSIDLGTANTIVIAKGRGIIINEPSVVAVKTEKYGHSRVLAVGHEAKEMVGKTPGNIRAIRPMRDGVIADFDMTEKMIRKFIEKAHGRSSLISPRIIICVPYGLTQVERKAVRESALSAGAREVFLIEEPMAAAIGAGIDIREPQGNLVVDIGGGTTEIGVVSLGGLVLSKSIRTAGDKLDKGIVDYVKKKYNLLIGERTAEEIKINIGTAVALSEELTMVVNGRDQVEGLLSSVELTSEDAREAMKEPLKEVAEALRDVLEKMPPDLSGDIVNHGIILTGGGALIRQLDKYLADIVKVPVYVADEPLLAVARGTGRALEEIDLLQELFENE from the coding sequence ATGATATTTAATAAACTAATAGGACTTTTTTCTAATGACTTATCCATAGACTTAGGAACTGCAAATACCATAGTTATAGCAAAAGGTCGTGGAATAATTATAAATGAGCCTTCTGTTGTTGCTGTAAAAACTGAAAAATACGGACATTCAAGAGTTCTTGCCGTTGGTCACGAAGCTAAAGAAATGGTTGGTAAAACACCTGGAAACATTAGAGCTATTCGCCCAATGAGAGATGGTGTTATTGCTGACTTTGACATGACAGAAAAAATGATTAGAAAGTTCATTGAAAAAGCTCATGGAAGAAGTTCTTTAATTAGTCCTAGAATTATTATTTGTGTACCTTATGGACTAACACAAGTGGAGAGAAAAGCAGTAAGAGAGTCAGCTTTAAGTGCTGGTGCTCGTGAAGTTTTTCTTATAGAAGAGCCAATGGCAGCTGCTATCGGTGCAGGAATAGATATTCGTGAACCTCAAGGAAACTTAGTTGTTGATATCGGCGGTGGTACTACTGAGATAGGTGTAGTTTCACTTGGTGGACTTGTTCTATCAAAGTCAATTAGAACAGCTGGCGACAAACTTGACAAAGGTATAGTTGATTATGTTAAGAAAAAGTACAACTTACTTATTGGTGAGAGAACTGCTGAAGAGATTAAAATAAACATCGGTACAGCTGTAGCATTAAGTGAAGAACTTACTATGGTTGTAAATGGTCGAGATCAAGTTGAAGGGCTTTTAAGTTCTGTTGAACTAACAAGCGAAGATGCTAGAGAAGCTATGAAAGAGCCATTAAAAGAAGTTGCAGAAGCGCTTCGTGATGTACTTGAAAAAATGCCACCTGATTTATCTGGTGATATTGTTAATCATGGTATTATTTTAACTGGTGGTGGAGCGCTTATCCGTCAACTTGATAAATATTTAGCAGATATAGTAAAAGTTCCTGTATATGTTGCAGATGAGCCTCTTCTTGCTGTTGCTCGTGGAACTGGTCGTGCACTTGAAGAGATAGATTTACTACAGGAGCTATTTGAGAATGAATAA